Within Salvia splendens isolate huo1 chromosome 21, SspV2, whole genome shotgun sequence, the genomic segment attcatttaaaacaatttttcttaaatcccgtgccgaaaagaaatgtctctactacggagggaccgagggagtagttattataaataagagattgtataaattaagtaaaaattgtagtatttaattaatatattagagTAAATTAAGTGTTTATTTATTAACTATTCTCTCattacatttaaaatattaatttaatttcattaaaaaatcgaTCCTAAATTTACAACTTAAAATGAAAAGTACGAGTATcatgagatggagggagtaatataatacttcctctgttcccttatagttgaggcgaaacttttttggcacggagattaagaaatggatgttgagtgtgttaaataaatagataaaaaagtagaacgaataaagtagaaaatgaataaagtagagtgaataagtagaaagtgaataaagtagagtgaATAAAGTACTCCCTGCGTCCCATATTAGATGTCagactttcctttttagtttgtcccacaaaagatgtcacatgtccattttttagaaaaagttctcgctcacattaatataaatatattatttcctctctcctaacacacaaaacatctcctaaaattccGTGCCATTTTTCAACTATGCCATttattatgggatggagggagtaagagagagtaaagtaaaaaagataaaaaagttatgaaaattactcaactataagggaacttttcaaaatagaaaaatgactcactaTGAGGGTAACGGAAGGATTATCTCATTCATAATTGTCTCTCAAAAGTGATGTTCTCTCAAATACCCAACTAGGGTTTCGCAAAACCCTAGAATCTGCTCTAGCCGTCGTGCACAACCCCTCCGCGCTCCGTCTTCTCCAGCGATCACCAAATTCTGTCATATTCCAGTAACtatctattttatttagttagtttcATATTAAAACTCTTGATAGTGATCAAATAATACTAAAATCGATTGCTTCAAGCATTTGGACAGTGTGGAAAAGGATTCTGTCTGGGCTGGCCCACCAAAGAGATACCTTTCTTGTCAAGTTGCCTAAATGGCTTAGATACTCAACCAATCCAGAAAGCAATAATTATAAAGATTCCAACCACAGCGCTTTCTACAGTTGATACATCTTGACATAAAAAGAACTTGATATAGATCTCATAATCTATTAGCACTGTGACCACTTGTTTTATAATTATGATTTTCTAGTCCTTCAAGTCTCCGATAcaaatattacaatttattttaattaatctgGTGTTTCTTATTCTATTTACACTGCATACTGTATATGTCACAAGTGCTCCAATGTGTGGGTTACCAACCAAAAAATAGCAACAATTAAAGGAGTAATTTATGCTTGCTTCATGGATTCAATTATTTGAAAAGTTGACAAATAGATGGCTGAGTAGGACTAAGATTGTGGAACAATCATTCCATTTTACttttaaaaacacaaaaaactGAAATATAGCAAAATTCTAATATAAGTGATCAATATAACAAAAATTACTATAACGTTAATGagcaattaaattatttaattgagtCAGAAGTGAGGTTTAACTGCTTTATCATGTTTTGGACTAAAATAAACCAATTTGTAAAGTTGAAGATCATAACCTATCAAACATATTGGCCAAAATCGTGAAATAATTATTTGTTTAGAACTAATGTGAATTGTAGTCTTTGCTTTAGGATAGATACCTTGATACATACATTACCAGAGAGCAATTAGTTACATGGACATGAAAGGTAGGCGTATAAGGCCATCCagtctcaataccgtctcatTCCGTAACTATTTATGGGTtccactgcactttttaccacatctcttaactaagagacagcacatGCAACCATTCATCTGTTAACCATCTCattccttaactattcattcaatttcatttttttattaccaacaaattcaattaatatttcattgaaatattaaattaatactaataattcataaaatcattaaaaaccacgaaaattacaatattcgaaaatacgaaaaatacaacatccgaaaatacgaaaaatttggaagaagaataatgttttgagatgaagaatgtagagtgtttgagtgagaatagagtttttttatggtggataatttgtgggaatgatttgatatttatagaagtgattggggcttaaaaaaatagaaaaaatattaaaatattggaaaaacggctataaacggctagtatttttgggagattttttatttttttatttttgattttttagaatttttttaaaaaaaacttttttttcaacggatataaacgacgcccactcgccggccggcGAGGGGGCGTCACGGCCGCACGGGAGCTTGGCACTTGGCGAGCCAGCTCGCCAACATGCTCTCGGCGGAGGGATACGGGACGAGACGGAGTGGCCGCATTGCTGGCTCGATGCTATCTCGGCGAGACAGCATCGAGctgccgctgcggatgctctaaggaaaACTAATGCAATTAGGAACAATTTTTCTATTGATTTATTATGAGAATGTTTTTGGCATAGCTTGAAAGTTGAttggaaataaaaacaaaaagtgAGATAAGTTGATCTTCAAGGCCATCAAAAGAACCTAGAAGAAAAGGAATGAATTAACCCTgcaatattattaattaatttgcattataaaataatctgaaaagtttattatacaaataaatgaaaaattgaaGTAGGAGTAGAGATCTAGTGAGAGAAACAAGTCATTCTTTGCTTGGAAGGATGAACGAAACAAAGAATGAAGTGTAAAATTAAGGAAAAACCTTTCACAAAAGTATACTCTCATcgttaataaataaataacccATCGAAGTGCTGTTTTAAGCAAACAAATCTACTCAAatccaatctctctctctctctactaaAAAAATCACTCTGGCGGGAGACTTCACAAAATAACAGAGTCTTGTGGGAAAACAGAGAGAGAGTTTGTGTTGAATTCGAGAAGAAAATAtatgaagaagagagagaatcGGCAATCTGGGAAAGCACGGAGATCAGTTTCTGGAAGGGATCTTCGATTGTTTCCATGAGATCACAGCCGCTCTCGCTTTCTCTAGGATGAGTGACTCTGCTTACAGAGTTGAAACGACGTCGCGTCTCGCCCAATGGCGGATCGAAAATCTGGCTTCCTGCACTTACCGAAAATCCGATCCTTTCAAGATCGGAATCTGGAATTGGTATCACTCTCTCTCCTTCTAAAAACTTTTTTGTTTCGATTCATAATACTTTGAAAAACCGATCCAATTTCTGGTAATTCCACAAAATTGAAGGCATATGTCGATTGAGAAGAGCCGGAGCTTGATGGTGAAGTTGTATCCGGAGATATCGAATGTGAGCAGAGAGAATCCTCCGATTGCATCATTCATAATCAGAGCGATTTCCTCTGTTGGAGATCGCAAGTGTTTGCTTCATCCAGGCAAGCTCCGCTCCCCAACGCCATCGAAATACAAACTCCCCTGCAATTCACACTTGTTCATGGTTTATTTTACTTGCAGAGGTTACTGATAAGCAGCTCAAGACCAACGATGACTTCGTCTGGTCTATCGAGGTTCCCTTCACCGGAAAATTCATCATCGACGTTGAGTTTCTCGACCTCAAAACTGCATCTCCACACGTAAGATGTTCTTCATTATTAGGacaaatattttttaaagagAAATTTTTCATATACTTCAGCATATCAAAATTTTGGTATATTTGGATCTTATTGTATGTTGATATCAATATCAACCTTAAAAACAGTATATGCAGTACACTGTAAATaccaaatatatttaaatttgtcCCTCTCCGTATAAATTTCTGCCTCCGCCTCTATATTTATGATATTATATAATGGTATAACGGTATTGCAGCATACAGTACCAAAAATTTCGGTATACTAAATGTTAGTGGTACGATAACGGTATTGAAATTGGTCATACCGTTATCGAACAGTTTACGTTATACGGACCAACCAACCCCTAGGTGTGTTATGAACTCTGATTCTTGAATTCAACAGGGAAGTGAGCCTTGCTCCATTTGGGGTGAAGGAGCATCTATGTTGACAGGAACGGCTCTCACATCGCTGGGTCGGATGCTATCCGAGAGTATCCACACGGACATTGTGATCAACGCCTCAGACGGAAGCATCTCAGCGCATCGCGCAGTGCTGGCCTCAAGGTCTCCCGTGTTCCGCAGCATGTTCTCACATGATCTGAGGGAGAAGGGGCTCTCATCCGTCGACATATCGGACATGTCAATCGAGGCCTCCACAGCCCTCCTCAACTACATCTACGGGAGCATAAGGAACGACGAGTTCATGACCCACAGGCTGCCTCTTCTTCGAGCAGCTGACAAGTACGACATATCGGATCTGAAAGAGGCCTGCCACCAGAGCCTGCTCGAGGACATTGACACAACCAACGTTCTCGAGAGGTTCCAGAACGCCTCGCTTTACCAGCTCACGCAGCTGAAGAGCAGCTGCATGAGGTATCTGGTAAAGTTTGGGAAGATATTTGAGATTAGAGATGATTTCAATGTGTTTCTGCAGTGTGCAGATAGAGAATTGATTGGTGAAGTATTGCAAGAAATACTTGGGGCGTGGAAGGGATTCTGAGATTGAAATCATATGCAGTTTCTACATTAGGTATATTCTTTCAAGAAAGATTCATGATTGTTTCTTTATATGTATGTGACATAGGTGTGGTGTGTATAGTTTGATGAACTACAACTATGGTGTAAATTGTGATCAGAAATAGACAAGATTTGTTTTATGAAATCCATGTGATCATTGTTTCTAGAGAAACAAGTTTAAAATGTGAGGATTTACGCTTCAATTTAAAATGGATGGCAAAAAACAACAAACCATTAGACAATAATTATACCCAGAAATATTGGGAGGAAAAAGTGAACCGCACTGTGTAATGAGATTTTTCTaggtttataattaattatcattCTAATTAGGATATGAcgtttatttaagaaaaaatattttgaaaaattggGATGGTATATTGTTTAGATAAAAAATATCTAAAGAATAATGAATGgatctttttaaataaattcattttattatatcaaatataaaaagtggTATAGATAAAACAAGAATATTTTGCACGGATTTTTAGAAATAAGAGTATAAAAATTAAGAGATTTATGACTGTGCTTTGCCACTATGTTCTAACCACATTCTTATGGTGTTTTTAATTCAAGATATTTATATGGGGAAAAAAAAGTTGCCATTTTTTCAGGCCTTTAGTTAAATGGGCTTTTGAATTATGAGCACCAAGGGCCCAGAAATTGTTCCCTTGATCCAAAGCGTCTCTGTTACGTTACTTCCATCCTATCCCACAATAGAGGTCCTATTTAGCTATGACATGAATtttaacaaatataaaaaaagtgagttgaacaagttagtggaatacgagtctcacttatatgttagttttataataaaatgagagtggaataagttggtggaatatgaagtctatttatcatttatggcaaaagtgaaataagacttttattgtgggacggaccgaaatagtaaaatatgacttttattgtgggacagagggagtaataactttttatttttttactttttattttattttattgattttttatgtTAGAGGGTTCACCTAACATTAGttataatgcacaatttattttaactttttctattttacgTAAGAAGTTATATACTGAGTTTTGTATGAGATTATATAGGTCTTGGTGTTCTTTTAAAAGAAACTCCATTCGCTGATCAATAATTGTtctatttgttatttttttcgtCCATAATAAATGTATCATTTGCTTTGTTTGCTATTTTTGGTAACAGAATCAATATTCAATTaactttattttcatttatattttactataaaatactccctccgtcccgcactactcgcacctttccttttgggcacggagattaaggaatgagtgatagacaaagtcaacaattacggctgtaggtataaattgttactaaaaatggaaatagtgcaaataacttgggacgtccagaaagaaaataagtgcaagtagtgcgggacggatggagtataaaaatatgacttccattatcttttttcattcattttgtattacatttttttttaacttatgTCAAGTTAAATTGAACTATTATTCACTAACGAAAGTGAGTATTAAAATTGAAGATTATTCGAAAGCAAAAGTTGTTGAACCATTCACTTAGCCTTTTTCTCTGAACTGACACCACACATCTACAACttgttaataaaataaagaattttGGAAATATAAAAACTTTATTTCACTGAGACTTTTTTGACTCAGATTCATGCTCAGGTCATTCAATTGAGCTACAATGATCAATCCTTTCACTAAAGACTAGTAGTACAATATTAATCTACAAAGGGCAAATATATCCTTAAAAAGTAttctgaaaatatcaaatctTTCTAAACTCTAAAGATCATCAAATGTGGCGTTTCCCAATTCGTAAATAAAAAACAGACaacaatttataattttatactacttcCACAGAAGTAATAAGTATccattttacaaaaaatatgtattttctTCTAGAGAAAAGTCATGGCCCCCTGTACctcaaattaattaatctctctgttccacaaagattgtctcactttgatcgggcacgagttttaagaaatataataaaaaaagttagttgaaaagTTAGTAGGATgcgagtcctacttttatatattaattttataataaaatatgagtaagaatgagttagtggaatacaGGGTCGGAGAGAGCACGTAGGAGTATATTTGTCTTCAATATATAAGTActgaaaaacataaataaaaaccTAAGACGAGTAAGAGAAATTACGTATTTATGTGTAAGGTGGAAGTTAACTTAAAGATGAAACAAGCATATGTCGGAGAGCTTGGTGCCCAAAAAGCATCCACCAAATTCCCACCTAAAAAActgtaaaaacaaaaaaatgaaatgtcaCTGTCGCCTCAACCTCGATTAATAATATTTCCTTAACAGAAACAATGCGTGGAGTAACCGCTTTGAAGAACGTGAGAGAGAGATTCTGTCTCTTTCATACTATATCACAAAACCACTCCTCTCTTGCTGTTGCTGTTGTTCTGACTCCTCAATCACTCAACAACACTTCATCTCTCTCATCACTAATTATGTATATAAACTAGATTCGATATTCATATATTATTTGAAGTTTGATTGCATCAAGATGTGTTGTGGGACGAGAATTTGCTGTTTGTGCATGTGCGTCATATTGGTGGTGATCGCCATCGGTCTGCTCTTCGGATTCGGAGTTTTCAAGCATGGATTTCACAAGTTTAAGGACACGATAAGTGTCTGCGATCCCTCCGCCGCCTGCGGCCGCCCGTTCATCGGTTTTGCTCCGCCGCCGTATTAGTACTACATTTCTTCTCTTGGATTTCATCTTTTTTTAGTTTCTTGAGTATCTTGAATTTTCAAGTGGCAATTGTAGTCATGAATGTTATTTTGAGTTCATTCAATTCAAAATTGTTTGTATTTGAAGTTTAAAGGGAGGGCTGATTACTAAAAAAAAGCGGTAACAAAAGTTAATGGATCAGgagcaataataataataataataataataataataataataataataataataataataataataataataataataataataataataataataataaaaataaatggaaGCAATCACCATGAAGAATTTTGGAATTGACTTAAAAACTGCTAGCCAAAAAATATCATTGCAAATTGAATCCAACGTGGCATGCCAAAGTATCCAAACCAATGTCATCTTGGATTGGTAATGTCTAACTATACGAAACCAGATCATTTCACTaatagcatccacaatggtgagGAGATCGGGCGGACGATCGGGCAAAATCGTCCTCGAGCGTCCTCGTCCGACCATTGCAGACGCCCAATGCATCGGGTGCCCGAGTGGGATGATCGAAATATCGGGCGTCTGGGTCGGTCTCCCGACTCGTCGGGTGATGCATCGGGCGCCCATTGCAGGGGCatgcccgagcccgatctcgacgtgttttcaattttaattttttttctttaaaacattataaatactccatccTCATTCACCTTTCACACACTTTCACACAATACTCCCTACTCTACTCTCtttctcttctcttttctcATTTTCACACTTTCAAGAATGGATCCGAGTCAATTCCCAAACCCGCATAGTGTCGATGACGATATGCCAATGTTTGGCGGAGGCGGCGCCCGTTGGACCGGCCACGAAGACTACCGGGTCGAGACTCCTGGATCTGTAGGGCCCACTTTCGTTTCTGACTCTGAGTTCGATCTATTCTTCAACACCGACGCCTACCGGGTTGAGGACATGGAGCCGAGTTGTGGGGAACCTCCTGCTCCTGAGCcgccgaggaggaagaagaaaatggtGCGGAAGGAAAAGGCGCCAGCCGTCCTAGTCCCACTCCCATCCAACGATCCCGACGACGATTACGTCGTGGGGCGTACTGACTACACCCCAGAGGAGTACATGAAGGTGGCTCAGTGTTGGGTCGATATATCGGAGGATTCGATAAACTCCAACAACCAGACTTCGGGCAG encodes:
- the LOC121785492 gene encoding BTB/POZ domain-containing protein At1g55760-like, which produces MSDSAYRVETTSRLAQWRIENLASCTYRKSDPFKIGIWNWHMSIEKSRSLMVKLYPEISNVSRENPPIASFIIRAISSVGDRKCLLHPEVTDKQLKTNDDFVWSIEVPFTGKFIIDVEFLDLKTASPHGSEPCSIWGEGASMLTGTALTSLGRMLSESIHTDIVINASDGSISAHRAVLASRSPVFRSMFSHDLREKGLSSVDISDMSIEASTALLNYIYGSIRNDEFMTHRLPLLRAADKYDISDLKEACHQSLLEDIDTTNVLERFQNASLYQLTQLKSSCMRYLVKFGKIFEIRDDFNVFLQCADRELIGEVLQEILGAWKGF